A window from Flavobacterium gyeonganense encodes these proteins:
- a CDS encoding efflux RND transporter permease subunit, with product MKITNFSVKNYQFTLILALLVAVVGVLTLFTMPRSEDPATHPPQYLITVIYPGTSPKDMEEQVVKPIENKIYGLDNIEKILTTVEDGVAAFEVKFKYGVDIDNKYQEISTEMNALKSSELPKDIYQIKTEKISSSDVKILQVALVSENASDKKLRDEADKLKTRIEKITNLKEVKYHGIPEQEIRVDLNLEKLAQFRIPLNVVMGSLQSEAVDIPGGSIDMDTKVFNVKTSGKFKNADDVANTLVYNANGKIIYMKDIAEVGYKSEVVNHITRINGHRCVLVTAGLKDNVNISDIQKEYLPIIDAFSKDLPANIKLVKNFDQADMVATRLGHLGFDFGLAIVLVVITLIPLGGRASLIVMISIPLSLALGLIALNALGYSLNQLSIVGLVVALGLLVDDSIVVVENIERWLREGHSKMDAVLKGTQQIGIAVVGTTATLVIAFLPLTFLPDMAGEFLKSLPMAVITSVLASMIVALTLVPFLGSRFLKTHDHAEGNIFLQYLQKFLTRAYSGIMPKALKFPKTTIAISVFLSLVAFGLFLVAGFKLFPTSEKPMFLVNIKMPLQANISESDRVTKVVETELKKHKEIVYYTSNVGHGNPQIYYNVHPQDRKSDYAQIFVQLEDETKPSDKTNLIKELRNAFKTMPHAKIEVKDFEQGPPLEGNIVVRLFGEDQSVLRKLSSQVENILRDQEGTVYINNELNTYKTDVKVKINKEKARTLGVLTSEIDKVIRLAVAGLTVGNYIDDRGDARNVTITLPRDKFSNLDALKNLYVNNIQGTPIALNQIATVSFETAPTAINHFNKSRFSKVSAMTKNGYLANDMLVDIIPKLDKLEMPKGYYYKLSGEKESEGDALGGNFLSVIILSTFLFIAVLLLQFKTFKGIIIVMSIIPLGILGGVLFLIVSGNPMSLVSIIGFIGLSGIQVKNSLLLVDFTNQLRQDGKSIDEAIAIAGETRFLPVVLTSVTAICGLIPLALNSNPQISPLAIVLIGGLISSTILARIVTPVMYKLIPPSFEKL from the coding sequence ATGAAAATTACAAACTTTTCTGTTAAAAATTATCAGTTCACACTGATTCTGGCGCTATTAGTGGCAGTGGTAGGGGTTCTGACCTTATTCACGATGCCAAGATCGGAAGATCCGGCAACACATCCTCCACAATATCTGATTACCGTTATTTATCCAGGTACTAGTCCAAAAGATATGGAGGAACAGGTTGTAAAACCTATCGAAAATAAAATTTACGGATTGGATAATATCGAAAAAATACTGACAACCGTAGAAGATGGTGTAGCCGCTTTTGAGGTAAAATTCAAATATGGAGTGGATATTGATAATAAATATCAGGAAATTTCAACTGAGATGAATGCACTTAAAAGCAGTGAACTTCCCAAAGATATCTATCAGATTAAGACGGAAAAAATTTCGTCTTCGGATGTAAAGATTCTTCAGGTTGCTCTGGTTTCAGAGAATGCTTCTGATAAAAAACTGCGTGATGAGGCCGATAAACTAAAGACAAGAATTGAAAAGATAACCAATCTTAAGGAGGTAAAATACCATGGAATTCCAGAGCAGGAAATCCGTGTAGATTTGAATTTGGAAAAATTGGCACAATTTAGAATCCCATTAAATGTAGTTATGGGAAGTCTGCAAAGTGAAGCTGTCGATATTCCCGGCGGGAGTATTGATATGGATACCAAAGTATTCAATGTAAAAACAAGCGGTAAATTTAAAAATGCAGATGATGTTGCCAATACGTTGGTTTACAATGCCAACGGGAAAATCATCTACATGAAAGATATAGCCGAAGTAGGATATAAATCTGAAGTGGTAAACCATATTACCAGGATTAACGGACACCGATGTGTTTTGGTTACTGCAGGGCTGAAGGACAATGTAAATATCAGCGATATCCAAAAAGAATACTTACCGATAATAGATGCATTTTCTAAAGACCTGCCTGCTAACATCAAACTGGTAAAAAACTTTGACCAGGCTGATATGGTGGCAACCCGTTTGGGACATCTGGGCTTCGATTTTGGGTTAGCCATTGTTTTGGTTGTCATTACATTAATTCCATTAGGCGGAAGAGCATCACTAATCGTTATGATATCCATACCGCTATCGCTGGCTTTAGGATTAATAGCACTGAATGCCCTGGGATATTCCTTAAACCAATTGAGTATTGTGGGGCTGGTAGTTGCTCTGGGGTTATTGGTGGATGATAGTATTGTGGTGGTTGAAAACATTGAACGCTGGCTGCGTGAAGGACATTCTAAGATGGATGCCGTTTTAAAAGGTACACAGCAGATAGGTATTGCTGTTGTAGGTACTACGGCTACTTTGGTAATTGCCTTTTTACCATTGACTTTCCTTCCTGATATGGCAGGTGAGTTTCTAAAAAGCCTACCTATGGCAGTTATCACTAGTGTACTGGCTTCTATGATCGTAGCGCTGACACTTGTCCCGTTTTTGGGCAGCCGATTTTTAAAAACACATGATCACGCCGAAGGAAACATCTTTCTTCAATATCTGCAAAAGTTTCTGACCAGAGCTTACAGCGGCATTATGCCAAAAGCATTGAAATTTCCGAAAACCACAATTGCCATTTCTGTATTTTTAAGTTTGGTGGCCTTTGGATTGTTTTTGGTAGCCGGATTTAAATTGTTCCCGACTTCAGAAAAGCCTATGTTTTTAGTCAACATTAAAATGCCTCTGCAGGCCAATATTTCGGAAAGTGACAGGGTTACAAAAGTGGTGGAAACAGAGTTGAAGAAACACAAAGAGATTGTTTATTATACTTCAAATGTGGGACACGGAAACCCACAGATTTATTACAATGTGCATCCACAGGACAGAAAATCTGATTACGCCCAAATTTTCGTGCAGTTGGAAGATGAAACAAAACCTTCAGACAAAACTAATTTAATAAAAGAATTGCGTAATGCCTTTAAAACGATGCCTCACGCAAAAATAGAGGTAAAAGATTTTGAACAGGGACCGCCATTGGAGGGAAATATTGTAGTGCGGTTATTTGGCGAAGACCAGTCTGTTTTACGTAAATTATCCTCCCAGGTAGAAAACATACTGAGAGATCAGGAAGGAACTGTATACATCAACAATGAGCTGAATACTTATAAGACAGATGTTAAAGTAAAAATTAATAAAGAAAAGGCAAGAACTTTGGGCGTACTGACAAGCGAAATCGACAAGGTAATCCGACTAGCTGTTGCTGGTTTAACCGTAGGGAATTATATAGATGATCGTGGAGATGCGAGAAATGTAACTATCACCTTACCAAGGGATAAGTTTTCTAATCTTGATGCATTGAAAAATTTATATGTAAATAATATTCAGGGAACGCCAATAGCATTAAATCAAATTGCGACAGTATCTTTTGAAACAGCACCAACAGCCATAAACCACTTTAATAAATCACGCTTTTCCAAAGTAAGTGCCATGACAAAAAATGGTTATCTAGCCAATGATATGCTCGTAGATATTATACCAAAACTGGATAAACTTGAAATGCCTAAAGGGTATTATTACAAACTATCAGGAGAAAAAGAATCGGAAGGGGATGCTTTGGGAGGCAACTTTCTTTCTGTAATCATATTGAGTACGTTCTTGTTTATTGCTGTCTTGCTGCTTCAATTTAAAACATTTAAAGGCATCATTATCGTAATGTCAATCATTCCGTTAGGTATCTTAGGGGGTGTACTGTTTTTAATAGTATCAGGAAATCCAATGTCACTGGTTTCTATTATTGGCTTTATTGGACTATCTGGAATCCAGGTCAAGAATTCCCTTCTTCTGGTCGATTTTACAAATCAATTAAGACAGGATGGAAAGTCCATTGACGAGGCGATTGCCATTGCAGGAGAAACCCGTTTTCTTCCGGTAGTTTTAACATCAGTTACTGCAATCTGCGGTCTGATTCCTCTGGCTCTCAATTCCAATCCTCAAATATCGCCTTTAGCAATTGTACTAATTGGCGGCTTGATAAGTTCGACAATCTTGGCACGAATTGTAACTCCGGTAATGTATAAACTGATTCCGCCGTCTTTTGAAAAACTATAA